The DNA segment CCTCTAAtgttgtcctgtcctgtcctgtcctgtcctgcgtcctcctttctttctaatcTATCTTGTCTGCGTGTATTGTACCTTATGTTCTGTTCTAATTGTGGCttgctttgtttcctctctaatgttctcctgtcctgtcctgtcctgtttttttttttaatctatcttggCTTCGTGTATTGTATCTTATGTTCTGTTCTGAGTTTTATTGCACTCTAATGTCTTCTAATCTATCCTGGTTTTTCTTCTATGCAGTGTGCTCTTGTGTTTTACTcgctttctttttccatgttcTCTATGTATATTCGTATTTTTGCCCTATTTGTTGCACTCTAATGTTGTGTTCTAATCTATCctggcttgttttcatctatTCTATGTTCTTCTGTCTTGTATTCGTGTTGTAGTGTTTTATTCTCCTGTTCTCCCTACATATTCGTATTTTGTCCTATTTACACCCTGTCTTCCTGCTCTGGTGTCCACAGGTTGGGGAGGTGAAGTGTTTCCTGATGGGGGAGTGTCCAACCCCGTCCAGCATGCCAGAGCCCTTCCCTAACCTGCCCGATCCTGTCTACTTACCCCCCACCActaccccctccaccaccacagcggCCACAATAGCGCAGGaccccaccaccacagccaagaCCACCATGAGACTGCTGGAAggtgtgtgtagtgtgagtgagtgtgtgtgtagtgtgagtgagtgtgtgtgtagtgtgagtgagtgtgtgtgtgtgagtgtgtgtgtgtgtgtgtgtgtgtgtgtgagtgtgtgtgtgtgtgtgtgtgagtgtgtgtgtgtgtgtgtgtgtgtgtgtgtgtgtaagaggattGAGTTTTGGGTGAATGACTGACTGGGTAACGGTTCTATTTACTGGTTTGCTTCCTCTTGTTCGTTTCCTCAGGTTCCTCAGGGTCGGAGGGCGTGGAGGTGAGCGGCGCCGTTCCCCTGGGCACCAGGCTGACTCTGGTGGTGAGCGCCTATAGTCGAGACCTGCCCCTTGACCTCCACCTGGCTAAGTGTGAGGCGCGGGACGAGGAGGGACGCGTCGTGGTGCTCCTTAAGGTGGGAATACAATTGAGGgtcctattctgaaacactgctctctctctctctctctctctctctctctctctctctctctctctctctctctctctctctctctctctctctctctctctctctctctctctctctttttaatgaactagaaatcttgcccaTCCataacgccttgctctctcaccatgacagttttccaaggcctcaCAGGCGACAAACCGATTTTTCTAGacagtttctctatattagcaactagaaatcttgtccatGAAATCTTGTCCATCCATCAcctgaaccataaaaatatcccTGTGTCTATAGTGAGTGACAAGAACTTAACTGGCTGTGAGAGTGTCAGGTGATTGGGTAACAGTGGTGTATGCTAACAGTAGCATTTGTTTCattgtgtagtttttttttttttacatagctTCAATAAACTTTGACTTTTGAGGTGTTAGCGAGGACAAGACCTGTGCTGGCTGCGGGAGTGTCGAATGAAAGGGTGGCAGtaacgtattcagaaacgctttgctttcttgtTACGATTATTTTCAAGGTCCAGAGAGATGATTCGCCGGGTTATCAGGAGTGATTCCACAGATAGCAACTTAGAAAtcgtgtcactctgcctctagaaacattaaaaagaccCTTAAAAAGTCGTGAAAATTTACAGACTTtttaaatagtggaggtgaggcacagatgtgtttgagaatacgagcctagtgttttgtagtaatagtgtattattctttttattttatttttttaatgttgtggcctgtagcacctgtaggtatacttgaagagtatgtacgTATCAGAAGTGATGTTCagctttcacccattagtggcgcagacaattttatttatagtggtacccatatcaccacccaagcgcatccagaacttgggtatcatggtgacatgtaggtaactttaaaccgctcgacaaatggcagtgtttcAAGGCGGTAGATGGTGGTATTCAAAACTACGGGTGGACGTCtgctcgatcccacgctcaccaccttatccactatgtttGAAGTATTATCTTTGCTGGCTGCGAGTGTAGAATGAATGGGTGGCAGTAAGTTTTTGTGGCAGTAGTGTGTGTTGTCGCTTGGAGAGGACGATTGAGGTATTAGCGAGGGCAAAATCTTTACTGACTGCGAGTGTAGAATGAATGGGTGGGAGTAAGTGTTTTGTAGCAGTAGCCCTAGTGTGTATTCTCGCTTGTCCAGGACGGGTGCAGCGTGTCTCAGGTGCTGGAGGACTTCCGTGAGGTTGTGGAGGCCGATGGTGAGCCTGGCGTGCGGCGTGTCAGTCAGTACGCCAAACTGCGCGTCTTCAACACCAGAGCAGCGCCGCAGAACATCACCTTGCTGTGTTTTCTCAAGGTAAACACGCTGACGGTATTTTTTtgatgtaagaagggaaatctGGACAAGGACAACTGTCAACACAACAGAAGTGGTTAatcagtagtgggacgcatttctgccataagttttgggtgtgattagacgattttatttatttatttattttattttttttttttttacggtaaggccacCGCCTCCCGGTTatgaaggttagaagattaatagttccgagtcttcactattttaatccccacatgagtttctgaagctgtttaaaatcgcctaatagtaaccagaatctgaaggcgtcatggtactgaagggattaacctttagtactgagatacatttttaccttgagatttgtataccattagaccattttattgacattagtaagggtttatgaaggtcagaagattgatagttccgagtcttcactattttaatccccacacgagtttctggagctgtttAAATCGCCTAAAGGGATTAAATAAAGGTCACTTAGATACCAGTTGTGTTCTCCCTTTTCGTTATGGTTTCTGTTTGACTAGTGTTCTGTTCTAGTATGGGAatgttttcttgtgttgttcTTGTCACTATTTGTTGTTCCTTTTTCAGTGTTCTTGTAGTcagtgttattttatttttctagtgttCTTAGTCAGTGTTCTTTTGTTGTAGTGTTCTGTTCTAgtatgttattgttttcttgttacaGGTTTTTTTGTAgttgctgtgtttgttgttctttttcagtGTTCTTGTAGTCAGTGTTTTGTTCTTTAAAGTGTTCTTGTAGTCAGTGTTCTTTGCCTTTTCCAGTGTTGTTGTAGTCACTTGTGTTCTTCGTTGTGTTCTTTACCAGTGTTCTTGATGTAGTCACTCGTGTTTCTTCGCGGTGCTCTTTTTCTAGTGTTCTTTTTATAGTAATTGTTCTTTATTAGTCTCTTTCCAGTGTTTTTTTgtagttattgttttattagtcTCTTTCCAGTGTTGTTTTGTAGTTattgttctttgttatttttccagTGTTCTTGTTTAGTCAGTGTGTTCTTTGGTGTTCTTTTGTAATGTTCGTTTAGTCAGTGTTCTTGTTGTAGTGActattttgtattcttttccagtctttttcttttccacttttttcgtgttcttttccAGTGCTCTGTTTAGTCATTGTGTTCTtcgttgtgttctttttttccagtgttcTTGTTGTAGTGCCTGTGTTCTTTGTTGTATCTATTGTATCGTGTAATTTTTTCGGTCCATTTTCCGTTTTGAGGTCTTGACTTATTTTCTATTGTGTGGTTTGTATTTCCCCAGTTTTCTGTTGCTTGTGTTCTACTTTATGGTGTAGGTAAGATTTGTGTACATTCgtcctctctccattttctatgtTGGTGTCGTgagtttcattttctgttttactGTGTGGTGTTTCTGGTTTTCTGGTTTTCTCGTTTTTGTTTCCCAGTGTTTTGTGTTGCCATTCCGAtgtcctttattttgtttgtcttgcCATTCACAGCCTTGATTTCTCGTCGtgctatattttcttattactgttttcatttcatctcctttttaatATTTCGTCTTGTAACCTTTTATTGCTCCTTGTTATTCCTATTATCTTTACTGTcacttattttgtatttcatcttttttttttttttatttcatctttttttcggTCGATATTCCTGATGTCATTTGATGTGGTTTCTTTATTGtcatttgtatgtttttgttgtcttttgatacgtttttttttttttttcttgtatttctgttGTTGGCTCTTGATGTTCCTGTGACcttctgttgttttgttgttacttGATGTtcctgtgaccttgttgttgtcATTTGATGTTCCTGTGACCTTTTGTTGTTACTTGATGTTCCTGTGaccttttttttgttactggattttttttttacctttgttgtcactttcttttttttcattttatatttcgtCCTATAACCATTTTTAGTCGATATTCCTATGACCTTCTTTGGTTCACTTGATATTCCTATGacctttttgtcattttatattCCTATGACCTTTTTACTTGTCACTTAATGTTTCTGTGACCTTTTCTTCGTCACTTGATGTTCCTGCgaccttttctttattgtcacGTGATGCAATTTCTTTATATCGTCAGTACATTATTACCATGACCTTTTTACTTGGTCACTTAATGTTCTTGTGACATTTTCTTCGTCACTTGATGTTCTTGCgaccttttctttattgtcacGTGATGCAATTTCTTTACATCGTCAGTCCACTAGTACCAACCAGTCAAGAAATCGAAAGCTTCAGAAAAATACTCGGTACAAGCACAACTCCTGGAGGAATCAAATCGTTACAAACCCTCAAGCACTTCATAAGACAATACTAAATCAAAATACATTAAGTTCGCCTCAGTTTCCCAACGTAACTatctatatatacatttttttttttttttttcgtgtctttttccctcttccaatTAACTCCGCCCGCCGCGCTACTGTAGAGCCCTGCCACAGTAGCGCACGGCTCCATATAATTACTGGGGTCATTTGGGTGATTTGTTTTCAATCGTCCACTAATAGGTTTGAGGTTTCCAAAAGGGAGCACGTCATTATCTGCCCTCagtgttcctttatttttttctggccctattcttcctcctcctcctcctcttcttccctctctttaacTCAACTTTCTTCTCTGCCttcttttttcacctcttcctttttcttcttcctttttcttctttcttctttcttccttctttcttccttttttcttcctttttcttccttttctttcttctcttccttttctttctttttctttttcttctctcttccttttcttcttcttctcttcctttttcttcctttttcttcttcttccttttcttcttccttttcttctcctcttcctttttcttcctcttttcttctcttcctttttttcttctctttttcttctccttttcttctcttccttttcttcttccttttctttcttcctttttcttcttccttttcttctcctcttcctttttcttcttccttttcttctcctcttcctttttcttcttccttttcttctcctcttccttttcttctctcttcctttttcttctcctcttcctttttcttcttccttttcttctcctcttcctttttcttcttccttttcttctcctcttccttttcttcttccttttcttctcctcttcctttttcttcttccttttcttctcctcttcttttcttccttttcttctcctcttccttttcttcttcctttttcttctcctcttccttttcttcttcctttcttctcctcttcctttttcttcttcctttttcttctcttccttttcttcttccttttcttctcttccttttcttcttccttttcttctcctcttccttctttcttctcctcttcctttttcttctccttccttttcttctctttcttctcctcttccttttccttttctttcttttctcctcttcttctttcttctccttccttttcttctctttcttctcctcttccttttctttcttctcctcttccttttctttcttctcctcttcctttttctttcttctcctcttcttcttctttcttttccttttctttcttctcctcttcttctttctttttctttcttttctttcttttcctctttcttcttcctttcttctttcttttcctctcttcttctttctttcttttcctttcttctcttcttctttcttcttcctcttccttcttcttcttctttcttctcctcttccttcttctttctttttcttcttctcttcttctctcttctcttcctctcttcctcttctttcttcctcttcctcctcctttcttcttcctcttcctccttctttcttttcctcttcctctttctcctttcttcttcctcctgataTCATCTTACACAAATGTGTTCTTTACTTCCGTACTACACTTCATACTAAATGTTCTCTTGAATCCTTGGAGCATCTCTATCACACCCCAGAGTCTCTGATCAGCACACGCCACACTCGCTGCGCCTGAACACTCCTGCCTTCGTTGTGGGCATGTATTAGATTTGTTGATTTTGAGTTAAGTACTATCGTGATCCTCTCTTCTTTAGGTTTGATATGCACCATAACCTAAATTGTTCGTGTTATAGTGTAGTATTCTGTATGTGGTCAATTAATCTGTCTCGTGTTTCAGGTGTGTAGCGGGGAGTGTGCCGAGCGTCCAGCCTGCGTGCACTCGGACATCAACCTCGGCAGGAGCAAGAGGCCCGTGCCGTCCCTGTACTCCCGCCAGGTGACCCTCGCTAAGGTGTTCCGCGTGGCAGGCTTCCCCGTCAACAGACCCACCACCCCGCCTGTCCTCAGTTCAAGTAAGTGACCTTGTGTTGTGCATGGAACTATATATACTCGTCATGCATAGCTGGTGAGCGGAATCCAGCCAGTCTGTCGCTTTTCACATTAATGGAAGTAAAACTCTGACCGTTCTTTGACGGAATGAACGAAACAAAGATTAGGGTATTGGAAGCTTggctgtttcccttcctctacgTCCAGGGTGTGTGGTTTGCTGGGGTGTTCCTTCCTGCACCCTCTGTGTGACCACCTCATTGCGTGAAAGATGCATGTTTCCTCTGGTCAATGCGTGAAAGATGCATGTTTCCTCTGGTCACTGCGTGAAAGATGCATGTTTCCTCTGGTCACTGCGTGAAAGATGCATGTTTCCTCTGGTCATTGCGTGAAAGATGCATGTTTCCTCTGGTCATTGCGTGAAAGATGCATGTTTCCTCTGGTCATTGCGTGAAAGATGCATGTTTCCTCTGGTCAATGCGTGAAAGATGCATGTTTCCTCTGGTCATTGCGTGAAAGATGCATGTTTCCTCTGGTCATTGCGTGAAAGATGCCAGTTTTCCTTGTAAAGGCTGTGGTGATTGCAAGAAGCTGCAGGTCGTTCAGGTGAGCAGTGCGTTGTACAGTGTGTGACGAGATGCGCCTTTGCCACAGAGTCGCCAGGAGACAAACCGGAATGTGACTGTTCGCACGTTGCGGgcgtggaggcggcggcggcgggggcggGTCGCGGGGTTGCCTGTCCCACCAGACGGTGTACCTGGTGTTGGGTCTGTCCACCGCCTTCTACATCCTGGTGGCGCTGTGCGTGTACTACTTCCTGCGGCGCCCCAGCCCCTACGCCCTGCAGAAGGCTCACATGGAGGACACGGAGTCGCCGCCCCGCGCCCTCTACCAGGAGTACTGTACCACAAGGAGACGCACTCCACAGTCTTCGCCGGAGTACTCTGTCAATATGTCGCCGCAGAACCGCCACTCGCCACACTCCGAGTCCCCACACGCCGGCCACTCGCCGCACTATAACTAGTCCACACCGCCCTCCGTCAGGCATCCAGTACAGCGTCATAGCACCGCAGCACCGCCGACcctaacaacaatagcagcagcctCGCTCCGTGAGTCGCCGCCACGCACGATGactgcccctctccctcccctccccacactttaaaggaatacaagtgactaTTGTGATAAATTTTATCTGTTTTATGCTTGTGTGTCCTCCCTGATGTAACTCAGTGTTCATAAGTGTGTCCTTGACGGTGACCTGCTGGTGAGTCTGCTGGGGCCGCGGCGATCCACTAAACCAGGCAGTGTCAGCGTCAGGCGCCTCGAGCCAGGCAGGCAGTGAGGGAGGCGTGCGTAGCTCACCCTCCTCGCTCAGGAGAAAAGTGTCAATTTCTTAGCGATTAACTAACTGCCAAGTATTGTTGTACCTGTGTAGTTTTTTACCTGTTATATTTCGTTGTTCTTTTACTGTTGAGttgtgtagttgttgtttttttacgcTAAATGTTGTATATATTTCTAATTTTTGATAGTTTGTTGCGTATACTTTAATTATATTCGATCTATTGGAGTAATCCTTGATATGCGTTGTGTTACATGTACGTCAGCTTTCCAATCATAAATGTGCTGTTTTGTGACAACCGTTAGGAGTGTTTTATTTGCTGCTCCAGCTGGAGAATGAAACCAACGAATGAAGCTtcgaacactctctctctctctctctctctctctctctctctctctctctctctctctctctcctacattatACAGTGCGATATAAGTGATGCAGTACGATATATTGGGCGTAGATTGTATTACATGTAGCAAAGACATGTAGCAAAGGCATCGCATCACACTCACACGGGCTGACTGTTTTGGTGAGCAGCCTGCTTACACTTCAGTAACACAATTTGAAACACTTTTGCCTTCTGTGCCTATTTCTACTATTCTTCAAGGGCTAGTTAAgattacacaggtttttaagggtgtttctgttaTTAAAGGGATGAATTTACAAGATTTTGATATTAACATGGGAAACAATAGTGGAAAGCTCTACTAACACTATTTTCCAAAGTCCAGTTAAGATTACATAAGTGTTTATGATTGCATAAGATTTTGACcgtactaacaggagaaactgtcttggaaaACTCAATATTCACTTTTCCGAAGTCTAGTTAAAAAGTTACacggattttaagggtgtttttatgatgctagagatgagataagattgagattattaacaggagaaaccgTCTTGAAAAGATTTGACTATTTTCCGAAGTCTAGCTAAGAttacactggtttttaaggaAGTTGCTATGATTCTAGTGAAGAAATAACAATATtgacattattaactggagaagccGTCTTGGAAAGCTGAACATTCACTATTTTCCGAAGTCTAGCTAAGATTAAACGGGTTTTTAATGATGTTTCTATGATGCTAGTGATGAAATAACAAGATTTTGACATTAACCGGAGAAACAGACTTgggaactcggctaatcatccctggagcctttgaaaatagtcgtgatttTCAGTATGTTTATTAGTGATTAATTAATAGGCATAGTAAACAGAAGAAAGACTTgggaactcggctaatcatccttgtagcctctgaaaatagtcgtgactGTCAGTGTATCTATGATTGCAGTGATTAAGGAACAAGATTTTGACGTTATTAAGAGAAACGGTGATTAATTAGCAAGATTTTGACGTTATTaagaagagaaactgtcttgggAACTCGATTAATCATCCCTGtaacctttggaaatagtcggtgagagagagcaaagagggcCAACGGTCTACAAATACTAGTCTTGAGTTATGCCCCTATTGCTGTCACGAGGGCTGGGGTCTAGAGAAGCCTTCCTTTTAAGTCTTGGTCACTTTCGGTAAGTCTGGAGAGTCTGTTAGtgacagttaaccccttcagtaccgggaagcattttttaccttgaattttgggtgtgattagatgattttattgacgttaggaagggtctatggaggtcagaagattaatagccacagtcttcactattctaatcccccacataagtttctgaagctgtacaaaatcaccaaatagtaagaatgaatttgaaaaccTGTCCTGGTACTTAAGTGattaaggaagggtctatgaaggtcagaagattaatggccagaagtttctaaagctgtataaaatcaccaaacagtgaggagaatgaatatggtaacgtgtcctggtactgaagggattaaggaaggctcaatgaaggtcagaagaataatgaccacagtcttcaccattctaatccccacacaagtttctgaagctgtataaaaatcaaatAGTTATCAGAGTGTGAAAACatgttctggtactgaagggattaaggaagggtttatggaggtcagaagattaatggccacagtcttcaccattctaatccccgcacaagtttctgaagctgtataaaaatcaaatagttatcagagtgaatatggaaacatgttctggtactgaaggggttaatagtttcCAGTCCCTTTGCCTTAACTGTTCATAACAATTGGGTTTTCATCGCCGCAATCATTCCCTGCCTGGCGCGTGACGCTTTCCCGATTCATTGACTTGTGTTGATGATCGCGGCAACTCTTGATGGAATGGTATTGAGTCAAGTGGTGTACGTTTCAAGCACCAAACTAATAATTAACTACGTGGTGCTTGAGAGGCTGTTGTGAcgtgtgtatgggtgtatggTGAGTGATGTGAAACTTTATATAACACCAAAACAATGATTAGGGATAAAAAATTATAATTGGTGTAGGTTTTAAGCACCAAATCAATAATTAACTACGTGGTGCTTGAGAGGCTGTTATGGTGACGTGTGTATGAGTGTACTGTGACTGATTTGGAACTTAACATTTACCAGAACTAAGATTAGGGATAAAAAATGACAATTGGTGTAGGTTTTAAGCACCAAATCAATAATGTACTATGTGGTGCTTGAGAGGCTGCTGTGATGACGTGTGTATGAGAGTGGTGAGTGATTTCAAACTTCATACAGCACCAGAACTCCGattaaggggaaaaataagaaaattctgTTAGGAAATTAGTTTTACCTGCAAGTTTAGGTTAATCTGCGGCAGAGTTGTAGCAGGTGAATGAATGGACGTCAACAGGAAGGGCTGGCATAGGAGGATGTGTCGAGGGGAGGTACAGATGAGGATGGGGTAGAATGTGTCAGCAGAGAGGGCAGGAGGGAGATACAGTTGAGAATGGGGATAGGATTCATGAGGGAGGGCAAATAGGGAGGCACAGATGAGGATGGGTTTAGGATGTGTCAGCAGAGAGGGCAGGATACAGAAGGATAGGTGATGGGAGACGAGAATtaggcccatattcagaaacgctttgc comes from the Portunus trituberculatus isolate SZX2019 chromosome 25, ASM1759143v1, whole genome shotgun sequence genome and includes:
- the LOC123508905 gene encoding uncharacterized protein LOC123508905 translates to MGECPTPSSMPEPFPNLPDPVYLPPTTTPSTTTAATIAQDPTTTAKTTMRLLEGSSGSEGVEVSGAVPLGTRLTLVVSAYSRDLPLDLHLAKCEARDEEGRVVVLLKDGCSVSQVLEDFREVVEADGEPGVRRVSQYAKLRVFNTRAAPQNITLLCFLKVCSGECAERPACVHSDINLGRSKRPVPSLYSRQVTLAKVFRVAGFPVNRPTTPPVLSSKSPGDKPECDCSHVAGVEAAAAGAGRGVACPTRRCTWCWVCPPPSTSWWRCACTTSCGAPAPTPCRRLTWRTRSRRPAPSTRSTVPQGDALHSLRRSTLSICRRRTATRHTPSPHTPATRRTITSPHRPPSGIQYSVIAPQHRRP